The Verrucomicrobiia bacterium nucleotide sequence AATCGAGGCGCACTTCATCAAGGTGCTTCCCAAGGCGACCCGGGTTCGGGCAGAGTGGACGTCCAGTCACGACGCATGGCGAAACGCGCACGCAGCCGGAGGACCCGCACCCGACCGCCGCATTCCGTGGTGACGGGGGGTGCCGGGTTCGTCGGGTCGCACTTGGTGGATGCTCTGCGAGGGGACGGGCACCGGGTGACCGTGCTGGACAATTTGGTGACCGGATCCGTGGGGAACATCGATCGATGGGCGGGGGATGAGCACTTCCGGTTTATCCGCCAGGACGTCACCGAGTATCTCTTTCTCGACGGGCCGGTGGATTACGTCTGGCACTTTGCGTCCCCGGCCAGTCCGTTGGATTACCTCGAACTGCCGATCCAGACGTTGAAGGTGGGCGGATTGGGGACGCACAAGGCGCTGGGGTTGGCCAAGGACAAGGGGGCGCGTTTTCTGCTGGCGTCCACGTCGGAGGTTTACGGGGATCCCCAGGAGCATCCGCAGAAGGAAACCTACTGGGGCCATGTGAATCCGGTGGGGCCGCGGGGTTGCTACGACGAGGCGAAGCGGTATGCGGAGGCCCTGACCATGGCCTACCACCAGGAGCACGGGCTGGAGACACGGATCGCCCGCATTTTCAACACCTACGGCCCTCGGATGCGCCTCCGGGACGGGCGGGTGGTTCCGTCGTTTATCGGACAGGCATTGGCGGGCAAGCCCTTGACGGTGCATGGCGACGGGTCGCAAACGCGCAGCTTCTGTTTCGTTTCGGATCTGGTGGAGGGATTGCAGCGGTACATGGCCTGTGAGGACCCTGCCGCGCCCCTGCCGATCAATCTCGGGAACCCGGTCGAGATGACCGTCCGGGCCTTTGCCGACGAGATCCTGCGGGCCACCGGCTCCCGCAGTCGGATTCGATTCGGACCCCTTCCCAAGGACGATCCGAAGCAGCGGCGCCCCGACATTGGGCGGGCGAAGAAACTGCTTGACTGGGAACCGCTGGTTCCTCTCGAGGAGGGGTTGCGCCGCACGGTCGATTATTTTTGTGGTCAAGAAAGGGGCGAGTCCGTATGAAGTCCGAACAGCCCGTCGGGGACCTTTTTGGTTGACCCTATGAATCGCTTTCCATTAACCAGCCGTCGCCCGCTCCCATTTGGTTCCGGCGTTCGTTCGGCGGCAGCCGCCCGCGCGTCGGCGGGGCGCATGAGGCACCATGCTTAAAGCGAAACCATTTCTGACGATCGACTTCGGCGCCGGGACGCTGAAAGTCGCCGAATTCGAGATCAACGACTCGGGCCATCTGGTGCTGCGCCAGTTCGGCTTCAAAGCGCTCGGGCTGGAGGGGTCCCAGGAGAGCGCCCGGGAACGGGTGGTGACCAAGGGGTTGCAGGATCTGTTCACCGAGCGGGGGTTCTCGGCCAGGACCGCCAATGTCTGCGCGCCCGGATTTCACGTCTTCTCGAAATTCGTCAAGCTGCCGCCGGTCGATTCGGCGAAGGTCGGGCAGATCATCCAGTACGAGGCGCAGCAGAATGTGCCCTTCCCCCTGGCGGAGGTCGTCTGGGACTACCAGATCCTCGGAGCCGCGCCCGGCGGCGAGATGGAGGTCCTCCTGGTGGCCATCAAGACGGATATCGTCGAGGGGCTCTTCCGGGTTGCCGAGTCCAGGGGGGTCCGGCTGCAGAGTGTCGATGTGTCGCCGGCCGCACTGGCCAACGCGTTTCGCTTCAATTACGCGGACCAGGACGGCTGCACCATGCTCCTCGACATCGGGGCGAAGACCAGCACGGTGCTGTTCTTCGAGAAGGACAAGATCTACGCCCGCAGCATCAGCATCGGCGCCAACTCGATCACGCAGGATTTCGCCACCGAATCGCGGGTCCGTTTCAATGAGGCGGAGCAGTTCAAGGTCGCCCACGGGTTCGTGAGCCTCGGCGGGGCCTACGAGGAACCCGAGGATCCGAAGCAGGCGGCCGTGGCCAAGGTGGCGCGGCAGGTGATGACGCGCCTGCACATCCAGGTCAACCAGACCATCCAGTTCTACCGGGGCCAGCAGGGCGGGAGTGCTCCCGCGCGGCTGGTGCTCTCGGGGGGGGCATCGATCATGCCCTACACGGCGCAGTTCTTCGGGGAAAAGCTCAACATCCCGGTCGAGTACTTCAATCCGCTCCGCAACGTCCAGGTGGCGCCCACGGTCAATGTGGATGACCTCTCCGCCGTCGCCCACAGCATGGGCGAACTCGTGGGGACCGCGCTGCGGAACCTGGCGCAGTGTCCGATCGAGCTCAATCTCCTGCCCAAGAGCTCGCTGAAGCGCCAGCAGTTCGAGCAGAAAAAACCCTATTTCCTCGCCTCGCTGTTCAGTCTGGTGGTCGTGGTGGTGGCCTTGGGCCTCTTCACCCGGAAAGTGGCTGACGACAAGGCCGTGGCCCTCGAACAGATCGCCTCGGATGTCCAGCCGCTGCAGGCCCGTGAACAGCAGTTGAGCAGCGCCATGTCCGCCCTGAAACGGGCCGAAACCGACGCCAACACCTACCGCGACTGGCTCACCGCGAAGTATCGCTGGGTGGATCTGCTGGGGGAATTGCGTCAGGCCCTCCTGAGGGCCGAAGAAAAGGCCCGTCCCCCGGGCGTCGATGTCGGGGTCTGGATCGAGTCGTTCCGAATGGGCAACGTGACACGGGGCGAGGGGGAGGAGGAGGTGGCCCAGCAGGACGAGGCGCCTGCGACCACCTTCACCATGTCCCCGGAACTCATGCGCCGATACGGCCTCCTGCCCCCCAGCACTGCGGCTGCGGATGACGGCAGTGAGGATGACGGATCCGCGCCTGCTGCGACATCCTCGACCGCCAGCCGCTCCACCAACACCAACGAGGTGTCCGAGATCAGCGTGGTCCTGCGGGCGGTGAACCTGTACCGGCTGTCCCCGACCCGAAACCTGCATATTTCCGCGGCGGTTGAGGAGGAACTCAAGGCGAGTCCCCACTTCGATGCCGCCAAAACCCGCCTCGGCAAGCAGAACACGCCGGAGGCCGGGGACCCCACCTTCACCTTCGAACTGACCTTGGGCCTGAAGGACCCCATCAAACTTTAGTATGCCGTGGATCAAGAAGAATCTGATGCTCGTCCTCGGCGGGCTGGTGGGCCTCGTCCTGCTCGGGGGCAGCGGCTTCTTTCTCTACTCCGAATCGTCGCGCGAGGCGGACATCAACGCGCAGTTGGAGGAAAAGCAGAACGAATGGGGCCGGCTCAACAACCTCAATCCCTTTCCCGAGGACCGGAACATCCAGTTGGTGCGTGAGGAGGCGGAGCGCATGGAGCAACTGGCGCTGTCCCTGCGAAGCACCCTTCACCCCCTGCCGGCACCGGAAGTCACCGACACCTTCTCGTTGCGCCTTCTGATCGAGAACACCATCTCCGAACTGCGCGGCGAGGCGGAGGCGGCGGGCGTTGAACTGCCCGACCGCTACGCGTTCACCTTCCAACGCCTGCGCGACCATGCGGGCCAGTTCGACTCCAATGCCATCCCGCGCATCGCCCAGCAGGTCGCGCATATCTCGACGCTTTGCCGGGTGCTCTTCAACGCCAAGGTTCACGCCCTCTCCACCATCCGTCGCTCGGCGGTTCTTCGCGAGGAGGGCGGCACCTCCGACTTCCTCACCAAGGGCCCTGTCACCAATAACTGGGTCATTCGTGCCCCCTACGACCTGAGCTTTCGATCCTTCAATTCCGAACTGGCCGAAGTCATCCGCGGACTCGCCGCCCTGGGACCCTGTATCGCCATCAAGACGCTCAATGTCGAGCCGACGACGATACGCCCCGCTGGCGGCATGCCCATGATGGTTCCCCCAGGAATGATGCCCGTTACACCGGGCATGGCACCACCCCAGCCCGGTGGCGGGATCGGGGGCATGGACCCGGCACTGGCCGAACGGTATGGCCTGGGACGGGGCCGGGGTGAAGGGGGCGGCATGGATGCCTCCATGCGCGACCGATATGGGATCGGTGGGGGTCGGGGACGGGGGGGCGGCATGGACCCATCGATGCGCGACCGTTACGGAATCGGAGGAGGGGGGGGAGGCGCCGGCGGCATGGACCCGGCTCTCCGTGAACGGTATGGTATCGGGCCCGGGGCTCCGGGAGCCGGCATGGCACCAGGAATGCCGCCCATGATGGCCCCTCCCGGGGGAGGACGCGGTCCGGGTGGAGCGATCGAGGAACGTCCGCTGCTGGTCATCCTTCAACTCGACTTCGTGACACCGCGTCCGGCGCCTGACACAGCCCGGCGCACGCCAGCACGCGCGGCCGCGGTCCGGATGCCGGACGGGGACGGGATGGGTACCGCTGAATAACTCAACGCCGCCCGCATGGACCAACTCAAGAAACTCGGGGCCGCGCTGTCGGCTCACTACGAAAAGCTCATCCTCAGCGTCATTCTCCTCGCTCTCTTGGGGACGGCGGCGCTGCTTCCCCTGCGCGTCTCCAGGAATCAGGAGACCATCCGCCAGGCCCTCGAGAGCGGCCTTCGCGCCAGGAAGAAGGAGGTGTCGCCCGTCGATGTCTCCAACCATGAGCGCATTCTCAGAAGGGTCCATTTGGAGCCCCAACTCAGACTCGACGGGGATCACAATCTGTTCAATCCCGTCACCTGGCGGCCGGGAAGCGACGGCACCCTCTTCAAGGTCGTGCGCGGCGATGAGGACGGACCGGGCGGGCTCTCCGCCACCGCCATCCGCCCGCTGGATTTTCTGGTCGAATTCGACGGCGTCCAACGCAGCGGGGAAAGCCTGCGATACCGGTTTCTGGTTCTGGACCAGTCGAAGGGCGGGCGTTCGGTGCGCCCACGTCAAGTGTATCTCTCCGAGGGGGTCAGTTCCAGGAACGATCCCTTTGTCCTGACCAAGGTCAATGGTCCGGCCGAGGAGCCAGCCTCCGTGGAAATACGGTTCACCGATTCCACGGAGACGGCCGTCATCACCCGGGAGAATCCCTACCGACGCGTTGCCGGATACGAGGCCGACCTTGTCCATGACAAGCTTGGAAACCGGTTCAGCAATGTGCGCGCCCGGCAACCGGGCGGGATCCGCCTCGGATCGCAGAGTTACATTGTCGTTGCCATCACTCATGACACCGTTACTGTCCAGTCCAGCACCCACAAGCGCTGGAACATCCGTCTGAAGGGGACCCCCTGAGAGGTAAGACTTTATGTTTCCGTCGCGTAACGAACCCAGCTCCATGATCCGCCCAGTTGCCGTTCCCATCATCGCTCTCCTGTTGGCCTGGGGCGCCGCGCTGCCGGTGCCGTTCCATGCCCAGGCTCAGGTCCCCTCGGCGATCGAGGAAGGAGCGCGCCGTGAGGAGGCTTACCGGTTGCTCGGACAGACCCTCGCCCAAGCCGACCGGGACGCCACCGCCGGGCGCCTGGCCGAGGCGGCCCGACGCTACGAGGATGCCTACCAGCTCGCCACCCGGGTGGGCAGTCGGGCGGACGTCGAGCGGGACCGCGCCATCGCTGGCGTCTCCAGCACACGGATGCAGCTCGCCAACGACGTCCGGAGAAGGGGCCATGTGGACGAGGCGCTCGCCCATGTCGAACGCGTGCTGCGCCTGGATCCCCTCAATCAGCAGGCCGCAGCCCTCAAGCAGGATCTCGATCGGGTGCTGGCGCAGCGACGGGGGCGCGTTCCGAGCGCGGACACCTTGGGACAGCTTCCTGAGATTCGTGAAGGCAATATCCGGGTGGCCACACTGGTCCAGGATGCCCGCGTGTTTCTCGAAGCCGGCCAACTGGCCAGGGCGGAGGAGAAGCTGGTTACTGCCCTCGAGGCGGAGCCGGGCAATGCGGCCGCCAACTACTACATGAAGCTGGTCCTCGACGAGAAGGCCCGCGTCGAGACCAGGCGGCGGGGCATCATGAACAAGTACTCTCTCCTCGAGATCGACGAGGCGTGGACCAAGCCCCTCAACCGCTCCCAACTTCCCCCTTCCAATCCATTCGCCCGTACCAACCTGGTGCACACGAGCAAGGGCCGTCAAACCATCATGTCCAAGCTCGATCGCATCCGGATGAATGACGTCAAGTTCGAGGAACTGCCCCTGAGCGAGGTGGTCCTCTATCTGAGAGAAGAGTCGAGGCTACGCGATCCGGAGGGTGAAGGCGTGAATTTCTTTATCAATCCGTACCTGGATAACACCCAGGCCGCCGGACAGTTCTTCACGGATCCCAACACCGGTCAGATCATTCAGATACAGGGTGCGGAGCAGGTCAATCTCAACGATGTCTCGGTCCGAATCTACCCGGCGCTCGATAACGTGAGGATGTCCGACGTCCTGGACGCCGTCACCAAGGCGGCCTCCAGCCCGATCAAGATCACCATCGAAGACTACGCCGTGGTCTTCATGCACAAGCGCCCCGAGGCCGCCCAACTCGTGACACGCATTTTCAGGGTCAACCCCAACACCTTCGAGTCCGGACTCCAATCGGTGGCGGGTATTCCATTCGGCGACTTCCAGACAGGCAGCGGCGGTGGCGGTGGCGGACAGGGCGGCGGCGGCGGCGGCCAGGGAGGTCAGGGGGGCAGCATTGGAGCGATCATTCCCCGGGTGTTGATCACCGATAACGTGATCCAGGGCGGGCAGGGCGGCGGCGGTGGATTCGGTGGGGGCGGGGGCGGGGGCCTGGGCGGAGCCGGCGGAGGCAGCAACGGACTGCGGGGCGTGACCGTACCCACGGCGACAGCCACCGTTCAGGAGGTGGTGCGCGAGTTCTTCGCCGCCGCTGGGGTCAACCTCCTGCCTCCCAACTCGGTCTTCTTCAACGACCGCCTCGGGATGTTGATGGTCAGGGCCACCATTGAGGAGATCGAGATCGTCGAACAGGCGATCGAGGTGCTCAACGCGGCGCCTCCGATGATCCAGATTGAGGCGCGCTTTGCCGAAGTGGGTCAGGACGATCTCAAGGCCCTTGGGTTTGACTGGATCGTCGGGAATACCCTCTTCGGAAACAACCGGCTGGGCATCCAGCCTGGCACGGCTCCCTCCTATGTCGGCGAGCCTTCGGCCGCCAATCCCAGCGGCAATTTCCCCGGGCCTGCGGATTCCTTCGGTCTCCCCGGGCCAGGCAACGTCCCTGCCTCGTCCACCGACGGCGTTCTCACAGGCGGCTTGCGCAACACCGTCGGTGGGGAGGGCGCCACGGTTCCCACCCTGGGCACCATCACCGGCCTGCTCACCGATCCCCAGTTTCGTGTCGCGATTCGGGCCCTCGAGCAGCGCGGGGCCATCGAGGTCATGGCCGCGCCCCGGGTGACCACCCTCAGCGGAAGACAGGCCCAGGTGGTCATCAACGACCTGCGTACCATCGTCACCGGGGTGGACCTGAACCAGACAGCCAGCGGAGGGGGCGTCGGGGCCGGCGGCGGATTGGGGACAGGGGTGGCTCAGGCCGGTGGCGGGGTGGCCCCAACCGTCAACTACATCAGTCAGGTCACTCCCTTCGGTCCGGTGCTCGATGTCATCCCGTATGTGGCCGCAGACGGGTACACCATCGAGATGAGCATCATTCCGACCTTCAGCGAATTTCTCGGGTACGATGATCCAGGCTTGTTCGTGCCCCAGGCCCAGAGCGTCGCCGGCAACACGATCGGCCTGCCGATCCAGGCGCAGCTTCCGCTGCCGCGCCTGCGCATGCGCCAGGTGGTGACCACCGCCATTGTGTGGGACGGCCAGACGGTGGTCCTGGGCGGGCTCATCTCGGAGGACATTCGGAA carries:
- the pilM gene encoding pilus assembly protein PilM; translation: MLKAKPFLTIDFGAGTLKVAEFEINDSGHLVLRQFGFKALGLEGSQESARERVVTKGLQDLFTERGFSARTANVCAPGFHVFSKFVKLPPVDSAKVGQIIQYEAQQNVPFPLAEVVWDYQILGAAPGGEMEVLLVAIKTDIVEGLFRVAESRGVRLQSVDVSPAALANAFRFNYADQDGCTMLLDIGAKTSTVLFFEKDKIYARSISIGANSITQDFATESRVRFNEAEQFKVAHGFVSLGGAYEEPEDPKQAAVAKVARQVMTRLHIQVNQTIQFYRGQQGGSAPARLVLSGGASIMPYTAQFFGEKLNIPVEYFNPLRNVQVAPTVNVDDLSAVAHSMGELVGTALRNLAQCPIELNLLPKSSLKRQQFEQKKPYFLASLFSLVVVVVALGLFTRKVADDKAVALEQIASDVQPLQAREQQLSSAMSALKRAETDANTYRDWLTAKYRWVDLLGELRQALLRAEEKARPPGVDVGVWIESFRMGNVTRGEGEEEVAQQDEAPATTFTMSPELMRRYGLLPPSTAAADDGSEDDGSAPAATSSTASRSTNTNEVSEISVVLRAVNLYRLSPTRNLHISAAVEEELKASPHFDAAKTRLGKQNTPEAGDPTFTFELTLGLKDPIKL
- a CDS encoding SDR family oxidoreductase, translated to MAKRARSRRTRTRPPHSVVTGGAGFVGSHLVDALRGDGHRVTVLDNLVTGSVGNIDRWAGDEHFRFIRQDVTEYLFLDGPVDYVWHFASPASPLDYLELPIQTLKVGGLGTHKALGLAKDKGARFLLASTSEVYGDPQEHPQKETYWGHVNPVGPRGCYDEAKRYAEALTMAYHQEHGLETRIARIFNTYGPRMRLRDGRVVPSFIGQALAGKPLTVHGDGSQTRSFCFVSDLVEGLQRYMACEDPAAPLPINLGNPVEMTVRAFADEILRATGSRSRIRFGPLPKDDPKQRRPDIGRAKKLLDWEPLVPLEEGLRRTVDYFCGQERGESV
- a CDS encoding Amuc_1100 family pilus-like protein, with amino-acid sequence MPWIKKNLMLVLGGLVGLVLLGGSGFFLYSESSREADINAQLEEKQNEWGRLNNLNPFPEDRNIQLVREEAERMEQLALSLRSTLHPLPAPEVTDTFSLRLLIENTISELRGEAEAAGVELPDRYAFTFQRLRDHAGQFDSNAIPRIAQQVAHISTLCRVLFNAKVHALSTIRRSAVLREEGGTSDFLTKGPVTNNWVIRAPYDLSFRSFNSELAEVIRGLAALGPCIAIKTLNVEPTTIRPAGGMPMMVPPGMMPVTPGMAPPQPGGGIGGMDPALAERYGLGRGRGEGGGMDASMRDRYGIGGGRGRGGGMDPSMRDRYGIGGGGGGAGGMDPALRERYGIGPGAPGAGMAPGMPPMMAPPGGGRGPGGAIEERPLLVILQLDFVTPRPAPDTARRTPARAAAVRMPDGDGMGTAE